TGGAATCCCAGCCCCATATGTTCTGCCCGAAGCAGTTCGATGGATTTGAGGCCGGCCTGGAGGGGAATGCAAGATTGTGGCCCGTTGGCGCAGGGATTCCGTAAGGTGGAGGGGATTGGAGCGCGGCAGGTGATGGGGTCAAAATTTTGGGCACCGGCCGGGGGCACTGGAGTGGGCGGGCGGCCTGGTCGTGGAGACACCTCACCTGGGACGAGAGATTGTCGAACAGCGCACCGCTCAGGGGATCGCTGCCCAGCGCCGAACGACACAGCGCGGCCAGTCCATCAATCCCCTTGCGGAAGTCCACCGGCTCCACCGCCACCAACAGACGCATCTGCGGGGTGATCTGGAGCATGCGACGCCCCTCCAACACTGCGACACCAGCCGCTCCAGCGCTTCCCGGTCCCCGCCCAGCTCCACACGCAGGCTGCGGCCACCCCCGTCCTCCAGCACGATCCGGTATCCGTCCGCCGCCGCCACCGATGTCGGTGGCCGCGTCAGCTCCACAAAGTGTCGTCGCGTGCGAGAACACCGGTCAAAACCGCCAGTTTGAGAACCGTGGAAGTGATAATCCCGATAAGCGCTCAACGGCCCCAGGCTACGAGTCGCCCAAGGCGGCACGGTGAAACGGCAGGGACGGGTGATTGCGATTCAGGAAGATGGGAGAAGAACGAACAAGAGGTTTCGCTTGGATTGGAAGAAGACGCCTGCCAACCCCCTCCAGAACCCGGTTTTCAAACTACCAACTTCACCCGGATTTCAGTTCGGCGCTGACACGGTGCAGAGGTGGGCGATGGCGACATTCTGCAAGTCACTGCCCATCCGGTGCACTTCCACCGTCAGGGTCCCGGCCACCGGGTCGGAACACCCCATTTCATATCCCAACGTGCTCAGATCGCGCGTTGTCCACACGGTGGTCCTCCCGTTGTGCCCGCTCCGGGCTCCTTCGATCCACCCGATCCAGGTAGTCGTCCTATACGGCCCGGGCCTCCTCCGCGACTCCGTCCAACCGCGAAATTAGTCGGGCGTCCCACGCCCATTCCAACCTCACACTCCGGCCGCCCGACCTATTCCGCTTCGGGGTTGGCGCTTCGTTCCATTGCGAGGAACCTTGAAA
The nucleotide sequence above comes from Verrucomicrobiia bacterium. Encoded proteins:
- the tnpB gene encoding IS66 family insertion sequence element accessory protein TnpB, which gives rise to MLQITPQMRLLVAVEPVDFRKGIDGLAALCRSALGSDPLSGALFDNLSSQVRCLHDQAARPLQCPRPVPKILTPSPAALQSPPPYGIPAPTGHNLAFPSRPASNPSNCFGQNIWGWDSNCAGRNFRIAP